The proteins below are encoded in one region of Candidatus Planktophila lacus:
- a CDS encoding ABC transporter ATP-binding protein — MNAAPSQVVLAMQGVSVTRGAKRILGPIDFRIQSGERWVILGPNGAGKSTLLNILATRIFPTSGTVSILDKQMGKVDLSELRTRIGICASLLAEDIPDDEFVRDVVLTAAYAVIGRWNEVYDLWDESRAVALLTTFGVREFADRRYYTLSDGEKKRVQIARALMADPELLLLDEPTAGLDLGGREDLLRRFSEFSLDPLAPSSIIVTHHIEEIPAGTTHALIIKDGVIAISGPIAEVITSEHMSAVFGIAIDVTTDGSRFFARSR; from the coding sequence ATGAACGCCGCACCGAGCCAAGTTGTCCTTGCTATGCAAGGTGTCAGCGTTACCCGCGGCGCTAAACGTATTCTCGGACCGATAGATTTCCGAATCCAAAGCGGTGAACGCTGGGTCATTCTCGGACCAAATGGCGCAGGTAAATCGACACTTCTCAATATTCTGGCTACGCGAATATTTCCAACGTCAGGAACGGTTTCAATTCTCGATAAACAAATGGGGAAGGTAGATCTCTCAGAACTCCGAACCCGAATCGGAATCTGTGCTTCACTTCTTGCTGAAGATATTCCAGATGATGAATTCGTTCGCGATGTTGTTCTAACTGCCGCCTATGCAGTGATTGGCAGATGGAATGAAGTTTATGATCTCTGGGATGAGTCACGAGCGGTGGCGCTGTTAACGACCTTTGGAGTTCGCGAGTTTGCTGATCGTCGCTACTACACCTTAAGTGATGGCGAGAAGAAGCGAGTTCAGATCGCTCGTGCACTTATGGCCGATCCCGAGCTTCTCCTTCTAGACGAACCTACTGCCGGTCTTGATCTCGGGGGTCGCGAGGATCTGTTACGCCGCTTCTCAGAGTTCTCATTAGATCCGTTAGCGCCATCTAGCATCATAGTTACTCATCACATTGAAGAGATTCCAGCCGGAACAACGCATGCGCTGATTATCAAAGATGGCGTGATTGCTATATCTGGTCCGATCGCGGAAGTAATCACCTCGGAACATATGAGCGCAGTCTTCGGTATCGCAATTGATGTAACAACAGATGGTTCACGCTTTTTCGCTAGAAGTAGATGA
- the serB gene encoding phosphoserine phosphatase SerB, which yields MESKNGVSEQQFTGLILVSGVDSPGITEALFEALSPFAVTILDIQQVVIRGRLILTVLISLSPAHAKSIEEDLEECATKLGVDIATAFESSDQKTIAPKKSLLHVVVLSQSLKPAAINAIAAVISEDGGNIERINRTASYPVTAIELTVSGADLATLRSALATTGSELGVDIAVSPGGLMRFATKLVVMDVDSTLIQQEVIELLGAKAGVQSEIAKITESAMRGELDFEASLRARVALLKGLPASVLEDVQSEITLTPGARTLVRTLKKLGHHIALVSGGFEPVIAPLATELGIDHMRANNLEIADGKLTGELVGPVIDRAGKATALRDFAAEHSVDLDQTIAIGDGANDLDMIAIAGMGIAFNAKPAVKAAADSSVSAPYLDSVLYLMGISREEVEEA from the coding sequence ATGGAGTCAAAAAACGGTGTTTCTGAGCAACAGTTCACCGGCCTTATCTTGGTCTCCGGCGTTGATAGCCCTGGAATAACCGAAGCGCTCTTCGAAGCGCTCTCTCCATTCGCCGTAACAATTCTCGATATTCAGCAAGTCGTCATTCGTGGTCGATTGATTTTGACGGTTTTAATCTCGCTTTCACCCGCGCATGCAAAATCTATTGAGGAAGACCTTGAAGAGTGCGCCACTAAGTTGGGCGTAGATATCGCAACCGCATTTGAAAGTAGCGACCAGAAGACAATTGCGCCTAAGAAATCTCTTCTTCATGTAGTTGTACTTTCTCAATCACTAAAGCCTGCTGCGATAAATGCCATCGCCGCAGTGATTTCTGAAGACGGCGGAAATATTGAACGAATCAACCGCACCGCGAGTTATCCCGTTACCGCTATTGAGTTGACGGTATCTGGCGCCGATTTAGCAACGCTGCGAAGCGCGCTTGCAACAACTGGTAGCGAACTCGGAGTTGATATCGCAGTCTCCCCCGGTGGTCTCATGCGTTTTGCTACCAAGTTGGTAGTAATGGATGTTGATTCAACGCTTATTCAACAAGAAGTAATTGAGCTTCTTGGTGCTAAGGCGGGCGTGCAGAGCGAGATCGCAAAAATCACCGAGTCGGCTATGAGAGGTGAACTCGACTTTGAGGCGAGCCTTCGTGCGCGTGTTGCCTTATTGAAAGGTCTTCCTGCCAGCGTTCTAGAGGATGTTCAATCTGAAATAACTCTGACTCCAGGTGCGCGCACACTGGTTAGAACTCTGAAGAAACTCGGTCACCATATCGCGCTAGTCTCAGGTGGTTTTGAACCCGTAATTGCTCCTTTGGCTACGGAGTTGGGGATTGACCATATGCGTGCAAATAATCTTGAGATTGCAGACGGGAAGTTAACCGGAGAACTTGTTGGGCCAGTTATTGATCGCGCAGGCAAAGCTACCGCTCTGCGTGATTTCGCTGCAGAACATAGCGTTGATTTAGATCAAACAATTGCAATCGGAGACGGAGCAAATGATCTAGATATGATCGCTATTGCAGGTATGGGAATTGCATTTAATGCTAAACCTGCCGTTAAGGCCGCTGCCGACAGTTCCGTGTCAGCCCCATATCTAGACTCTGTTCTCTATCTAATGGGAATCTCTCGCGAAGAGGTTGAAGAGGCTTAA
- the hisG gene encoding ATP phosphoribosyltransferase has product MLKIAIPNKGSLADSSIEILKEAGYRQRSDSRDLVLVDTENNVEFYYLRPRDIALYVGSGELEAGVTGRDLLIDSGAAATEVLALGFGGSTFRFAGPAAQKLSISDLNGKRIATAYPGLVQNYLAQKSIKAEVVRLDGAVESSVRLGVADVIADVVSTGNTLRQAGLAIFGDAILVSEAVLITRGGAAVPAGLEVLQRRLQGVVTAREYVLLDYDIPKVSVDKACAITPGLESPTISPLQKEDWVAVRAMVLRKDTNRLMDELWSLGARGILVTDIHACRL; this is encoded by the coding sequence ATGTTAAAGATTGCAATTCCAAATAAGGGCTCACTCGCTGATTCGTCTATCGAGATTCTCAAAGAGGCGGGCTATCGCCAGAGAAGCGATTCCCGTGATCTAGTTCTGGTTGATACCGAGAATAACGTCGAGTTTTATTACCTACGTCCGCGAGATATCGCCTTATATGTTGGATCTGGCGAACTTGAAGCCGGCGTTACCGGACGTGATTTACTCATCGATTCCGGGGCGGCTGCGACCGAAGTTCTGGCGTTGGGTTTTGGTGGATCAACATTTAGATTCGCAGGTCCTGCAGCGCAGAAACTATCCATCTCAGATCTCAACGGCAAGAGAATTGCTACTGCATACCCGGGGCTAGTCCAAAACTACCTTGCTCAGAAATCGATCAAGGCCGAGGTAGTGCGCTTAGATGGCGCAGTTGAAAGCAGCGTGCGTCTAGGCGTTGCCGATGTAATCGCTGATGTTGTTAGTACGGGCAACACACTTCGCCAAGCGGGTCTTGCAATATTCGGCGATGCGATCTTGGTTAGTGAAGCAGTATTAATCACTCGCGGCGGTGCAGCTGTGCCAGCCGGACTAGAAGTTCTACAGCGCCGTTTACAGGGCGTGGTAACAGCTCGCGAGTACGTTCTACTTGACTATGACATTCCGAAGGTAAGCGTTGATAAAGCGTGTGCTATTACACCAGGGCTTGAATCTCCAACAATCTCACCTTTGCAGAAAGAGGATTGGGTAGCGGTACGAGCGATGGTGCTTCGCAAAGATACAAATCGTCTGATGGATGAACTCTGGTCCCTGGGCGCACGTGGAATCTTGGTAACAGATATTCACGCCTGCCGACTTTAA
- a CDS encoding phosphoribosyl-ATP diphosphatase, translating to MKSFDQLFDELTAKLASREPGSGTVAAIDAGVHSIGKKILEEAGEVWLAAEHESDEALAEEISQLIYHLQVLMLARGLQPADIYKFL from the coding sequence ATGAAATCTTTTGATCAATTATTTGATGAACTCACTGCGAAATTGGCGAGCCGCGAACCAGGTTCAGGAACAGTTGCTGCGATCGATGCGGGAGTTCACTCAATCGGAAAGAAGATTCTCGAAGAGGCGGGCGAAGTCTGGCTTGCTGCAGAGCACGAGAGCGATGAAGCTCTGGCCGAGGAGATCAGCCAACTTATCTACCATTTACAAGTTTTGATGTTAGCGCGCGGTTTGCAACCAGCAGATATCTACAAGTTCCTCTAG